In Nicotiana tabacum cultivar K326 chromosome 11, ASM71507v2, whole genome shotgun sequence, a single window of DNA contains:
- the LOC107790033 gene encoding hypothetical protein At1g04090: MFGRECCSWDSVCDYYNVEPQRFHLPSPLPQWPQGKGFATGKICLGEIEAVQITKFKKIWGCNPLFGKSKSVSFYKPDEIPQGFSILGHYCQPDGENITGYVLAVKDLSADQKQKISFRDSTSKLPALKKPLNYTLVYSAKSLYNEVGYIWLPNAPVGYKPMGFVATAEPNEPNLEEVRCVRADLTESCEACEVVFSSNSLFGKNQFQVWKTRPCARGMLCEGVSVGTFFCSTSFTKGDELNIACLKNLDSSLKAMPNLEQVHALIKHYGPTVYFHPDEIYLPSSVQWFFKNGALLFKDGKDNGIAIDSKGSNLPAGGQNDGKYWLDLPNKDVENRHTVKCGNIETAELYVHVKPAEGGTFTDIAMWVFCPFNGPATLKISLLNLAMNRVGEHVGDWEHYTLRISNFSGVLWCVYFSEHSGGEWVDARNLEFIDGNKSIVYASRNGHASFPHPGCYLQGNTKIGIGVRNDCARSKYYVDSSSKYQIIAAEYLGEGIVAEPPWLQYMREWGPTIEYKSGYEVDKIINHLPSFFRISVESLVELFPTELYGEAGPTGPKEKNNWFGDERW, from the exons atgtttGGGAGGGAGTGTTGCAGCTGGGATAGTGTATGTGATTACTACAATGTTGAACCACAGCGTTTTCATTTGCCTTCACCCCTTCCACAATGGCCTCAAG GTAAAGGATTTGCTACAGGAAAAATATGCCTAGGTGAAATTGAAGCTGTTCAAATCACCAAGTTTAAGAAAATTTGGGGTTGTAATCCATTGTTTGGAAAATCAAAGTCAGTCTCATTCTATAAGCCAGATGAAATTCCACAAGGATTTTCAATTCTTGGCCACTATTGTCAGCCAGATGGTGAGAACATAACAGGCTATGTTCTTGCTGTCAAAGATTTATCTGCTGATCAGAAGCAAAAAATTTCATTTCGAGATTCGACTTCCAAGCTTCCTGCTCTTAAAAAGCCATTGAACTACACTTTAGTATATAGTGCGAAATCCCTTTATAATGAAGTTGGTTACATTTGGCTTCCTAATGCACCAGTTGGCTATAAACCAATGGGCTTTGTGGCAACTGCTGAACCTAATGAACCAAATCTTGAAGAAGTTAGATGTGTCCGCGCTGATCTTACAGAAAGTTGTGAGGCTTGTGAAGTTGTTTTTAGTTCAAATTCTCTTTTTGGAAAGAACCAATTTCAAGTTTGGAAAACAAGACCCTGCGCGAGGGGCATGTTATGTGAAGGGGTTTCAGTTGGGACATTCTTCTGCAGTACAAGTTTCACTAAAGGAGATGAACTCAACATTGCATGTTTGAAAAATCTCGACTCGTCTCTAAAGGCAATGCCCAACCTTGAGCAGGTTCATGCACTTATTAAGCACTATGGACCAACTGTTTACTTCCATCCAGATGAAATTTATTTGCCCTCATCAGTTCAATGGTTCTTCAAAAATGGAGCCCTTCTATTTAAAGATGGGAAGGACAATGGTATAGCGATCGACTCTAAAGGCTCAAACTTGCCAGCAGGTGGACAAAATGATGGTAAATATTGGCTTGATTTGCCAAATAAAGATGTTGAAAATAGACACACTGTCAAATGTGGTAATATTGAGACAGCTGAGCTCTATGTGCATGTTAAACCGGCTGAAGGAGGAACGTTTACTGATATTGCAATGTGGGTTTTTTGCCCCTTTAATGGACCGGCTACCCTTAAAATAAGTTTGTTGAATCTAGCCATGAATAGAGTAGGCGAGCACGTTGGTGATTGGGAGCATTACACTCTTCGTATTAGCAACTTTTCTGGGGTGCTCTGGTGTGTCTATTTCAGTGAGCATAGTGGTGGTGAATGGGTTGATGCTCGTAACTTGGAGTTCATCGATGGGAACAAGTCAATTGTATATGCATCAAGAAATGGACACGCGAGTTTCCCACATCCTGGCTGTTACCTTCAAGGCAATACAAAGATTGGTATCGGAGTGAGGAATGATTGCGCAAGAAGCAAATACTATGTTGACTCTAGCAGTAAATATCAAATTATCGCTGCTGAGTATCTTGGAGAAGGAATTGTCGCAGAGCCGCCTTGGTTACAGTACATGAGGGAATGGGGTCCAACCATTGAATACAAATCAGGATATGAAGTTGACAAGATAATCAACCACCTTCCTTCTTTTTTTAGAATTTCAGTGGAGAGTCTTGTTGAGCTATTTCCAACTGAACTTTATGGTGAAGCAGGGCCAACAGGACCAAAGGAAAAGAATAACTGGTTTGGAGATGAAAGGTGGTAA